One Marinobacter panjinensis DNA segment encodes these proteins:
- a CDS encoding efflux RND transporter permease subunit: protein MSWLRSFYDRLIFPRPVVILLLFGVLLVIASLRLDQFRLDASAESLVLENDRSLEQYREVNRRFTNSDDFLVVTFTPNEELFSEEGLALLASLRDDLAALDNVSSTNSILNVPLLHSPDLTLDTVDSEIKTIDENGVEPETARKALLSNPLYPNLLISEDGRTTAIQVNLPTPERYFELLYERNSLRDRVDSGDATEEEQQRLEAVSQEFIEFTEAQGEERDRTIDNVRAILDSYRDRAEIYLGGVPMIVADMIRFIENDLSTFGIGVLVFLLLTLAIIFRQWRWVVVPLLCCSFTVWLVVGYLSWVRWPVTVISSNFVSLLLIMTLSLTIHLIVRYREFQHDEPDAPPREILRNTLLAMIKPCFYMATTTIVAFGSLTFSGIRPVIDFGWMMTIGLAVAFLITFVIFPALLALLPPPVDDRVRSDRVPFTDMFARFTEHYGKTVLVGSGILAILCVIGLNRLSVENSFIDYFKSSTEIHQGMITIDDRLGGTTPLDVVITDDKPPESASGGDPFASDCDPFVDDCDGAEEYRDTWFTYQKMDRLSKVHDYLDSLAATGKVQSIKTTLDILAQVNGGEPLNALELAFVPSAVPDDLQNILLTPYISEEHDQARFSIRILETSPDLRRQALLDRIRTHLTEEMGFEYDQIQLTGMTVMYNNMLQSLFESQIKTLGVVFLAIMIMFLILFRSIKLALIGMAPNLIAAGSVLGLMGWLGIPLDMMTITVAAITVGIAVDDTIHYIHRFKTEFEKDGDYIATMHRCHRSIGQAMFFTSLTIITGFSILVLSNFIPTIYFGLFTGFAMFMALVGALTLLPRLIVLFKPFGVSGGPPRRD, encoded by the coding sequence ATGTCCTGGCTTCGATCGTTTTATGACCGGCTGATTTTCCCCCGTCCCGTTGTGATTCTTCTGCTGTTCGGTGTGCTGCTGGTGATTGCCAGCCTGCGGCTGGACCAGTTCCGTCTGGACGCCTCGGCCGAATCCCTGGTTCTCGAGAACGACCGCTCCCTGGAGCAGTATCGGGAGGTGAACCGGCGGTTCACTAACTCCGACGACTTTCTGGTGGTCACCTTTACACCCAACGAAGAGCTGTTCAGTGAGGAGGGCCTGGCACTGTTGGCGTCTCTGCGGGATGACCTGGCGGCACTGGACAACGTCAGCTCCACCAACAGCATACTCAACGTTCCCCTGCTTCACAGCCCGGACCTGACCCTGGACACTGTGGATTCCGAGATAAAAACAATCGACGAGAATGGGGTTGAACCCGAAACCGCCCGCAAGGCCCTGCTCAGTAACCCCCTTTACCCCAACCTGTTGATCAGCGAGGACGGACGCACCACCGCGATACAGGTCAACCTGCCCACCCCGGAACGCTATTTTGAGTTGCTGTATGAGCGCAACAGCCTGCGGGACAGGGTCGACAGCGGCGACGCTACCGAAGAAGAACAGCAACGACTGGAAGCCGTGAGCCAGGAATTTATCGAGTTCACCGAAGCCCAGGGTGAAGAGCGTGACCGCACCATCGACAACGTTCGCGCCATTCTCGACAGCTACCGGGACCGGGCCGAAATTTACCTGGGCGGCGTACCAATGATCGTCGCGGACATGATTCGCTTTATCGAGAACGATCTTTCCACCTTTGGCATCGGCGTACTGGTATTCCTGCTGCTGACCCTGGCCATCATTTTCCGCCAGTGGCGCTGGGTCGTGGTGCCGTTGCTGTGTTGCAGCTTTACTGTCTGGCTGGTGGTCGGTTACCTGAGCTGGGTGCGCTGGCCGGTAACGGTCATCTCCTCCAACTTCGTATCGCTGTTGCTGATCATGACCCTGTCGCTGACCATCCACCTGATCGTCCGCTACCGGGAATTCCAGCACGATGAGCCGGATGCCCCGCCCAGGGAAATCCTTCGCAATACTCTGCTGGCGATGATCAAGCCCTGCTTCTACATGGCCACTACTACCATCGTCGCTTTTGGCTCGCTCACCTTCAGTGGCATCCGCCCGGTCATCGATTTCGGCTGGATGATGACCATTGGCCTGGCCGTGGCTTTTCTCATCACCTTCGTGATCTTCCCGGCGCTGCTGGCGCTGTTGCCGCCACCGGTGGACGACCGGGTGCGCTCGGACCGGGTTCCCTTTACCGACATGTTTGCACGGTTTACGGAGCACTATGGCAAAACCGTACTGGTCGGATCTGGCATCCTCGCCATACTCTGCGTCATCGGCCTCAACCGCCTGTCAGTGGAAAACAGCTTCATCGACTACTTCAAGTCCAGCACTGAAATCCACCAGGGCATGATCACCATCGACGACCGCCTGGGCGGCACCACACCGCTGGACGTGGTAATAACGGACGACAAGCCCCCGGAAAGCGCCAGCGGCGGTGACCCCTTCGCCAGCGACTGCGACCCGTTTGTGGACGACTGCGACGGCGCTGAGGAGTACCGGGATACCTGGTTCACCTATCAGAAGATGGACCGCCTGAGCAAGGTACACGATTATCTGGACAGCCTGGCGGCAACCGGCAAGGTACAGTCGATCAAAACCACGCTGGACATACTGGCCCAGGTCAACGGCGGCGAGCCCCTGAACGCCCTGGAGCTGGCCTTTGTGCCCTCGGCGGTGCCGGACGATCTGCAGAATATCCTGCTGACACCCTACATCAGCGAGGAACACGACCAGGCCCGTTTCAGTATCCGCATTCTGGAGACCTCACCGGACTTGCGCCGCCAGGCGTTGCTGGACCGCATACGTACTCACCTGACCGAAGAAATGGGCTTTGAATACGACCAGATCCAGCTCACGGGGATGACGGTGATGTACAACAACATGCTGCAAAGCCTGTTCGAGTCCCAGATCAAGACGTTGGGCGTGGTATTCCTGGCCATCATGATCATGTTCCTTATCCTGTTCCGGTCGATAAAGCTGGCGCTGATCGGTATGGCGCCGAATCTGATTGCCGCGGGCTCGGTGCTGGGTCTGATGGGCTGGCTGGGTATTCCGCTGGATATGATGACGATTACGGTAGCGGCGATTACCGTGGGGATTGCGGTGGACGATACCATTCACTACATCCACCGCTTCAAGACCGAGTTCGAGAAAGACGGCGACTACATCGCCACGATGCACCGCTGCCACCGCAGTATCGGGCAGGCGATGTTCTTCACCTCGCTGACGATCATCACCGGCTTCTCGATCCTGGTGCTGTCGAACTTTATCCCGACCATCTACTTCGGTTTGTTCACCGGCTTCGCCATGTTTATGGCGCTGGTCGGCGCTCTCACGTTGCTGCCACGGCTTATCGTGTTGTTTAAGCCGTTTGGTGTTTCTGGAGGCC